A part of Anaerolineae bacterium genomic DNA contains:
- a CDS encoding acyl-CoA dehydrogenase family protein: MAENFFLDNHDLEFHLDKLDLGEVLELKEKGYSYSKEYPTAPRNYADAKDNYRLLLEVLGDICANVIAPRAAEADEEGAHFEDGEVRYAQATQVAIEALQQAELNGAMLPWQYGGLNLPETIYQMMVEMVSRAEGGLMTIFGLQEIASTINEFGDEELKQRVLPRFCRGEVNGAMILTEADAGSDLGAVQTKATYDEETGQWRLNGVKRFITNGCADISLVLARTEEGSADARGLSMFFVEKDETVHIRRIEHKLGIRTSPTCEIQYNNTPAILIGKRRFGLIRYAMALMNGARLAVSAQALGIAEAAYREAHDYAHERAQFKKPIKDIPAVSRMLLLMRGEIEAARALVYETGRWVDLLKAYDHAAGEGKLDQEAKARQKQAANLADALTPLAKYYATEMGNRVAYQAMQIHGGVGYMKEFNVERHYRDVRITNIYEGTSQLQIVAAIGKLLGHALDELLDNYAAQEYGPELASLKAQLLDANEQFKRATDHLKEHDREVVDYYASDLADMGIYLINSWLLLQDARSLERKKAMAQVYIAEHLPQIHRLVETIQAANAMPLAVREILLAQPF, encoded by the coding sequence AGGGGTACAGTTACAGCAAAGAGTATCCCACGGCGCCGCGCAATTACGCAGACGCCAAAGACAACTACCGGCTGCTGCTGGAAGTGCTGGGCGACATCTGCGCCAACGTGATCGCTCCCCGCGCGGCCGAGGCCGACGAGGAAGGCGCGCACTTTGAGGACGGCGAGGTACGTTATGCTCAGGCTACCCAGGTGGCGATTGAGGCCTTGCAGCAGGCCGAGTTGAACGGGGCCATGCTGCCGTGGCAATACGGCGGTCTGAATTTGCCGGAAACCATTTACCAGATGATGGTGGAAATGGTTTCCCGGGCCGAGGGCGGTTTGATGACTATTTTTGGCCTGCAAGAGATTGCCTCCACCATTAACGAGTTTGGCGACGAAGAATTAAAGCAGCGGGTGCTGCCGCGTTTCTGCCGGGGCGAGGTTAACGGCGCGATGATCTTGACCGAGGCCGACGCCGGTTCTGATCTGGGCGCAGTGCAAACAAAGGCCACTTATGATGAAGAAACCGGGCAGTGGCGACTCAACGGGGTCAAACGTTTTATCACCAACGGCTGCGCCGACATCAGCCTGGTGCTGGCCCGCACCGAAGAGGGCAGCGCCGATGCCCGCGGCCTATCAATGTTTTTTGTGGAAAAAGATGAAACCGTGCACATCCGCCGCATTGAGCACAAGTTGGGCATTCGCACCTCGCCCACCTGCGAGATTCAGTACAACAATACCCCGGCCATCCTCATCGGCAAGCGTCGCTTTGGCCTGATCCGGTATGCCATGGCCCTGATGAATGGGGCGCGGCTGGCGGTTTCGGCCCAGGCGTTGGGCATTGCCGAGGCGGCTTACCGCGAGGCGCATGATTACGCCCACGAGCGCGCCCAGTTCAAAAAGCCCATCAAAGACATTCCGGCGGTTTCGCGCATGCTGCTTTTGATGCGGGGCGAAATTGAAGCCGCGCGCGCCCTGGTTTACGAAACCGGGCGCTGGGTTGACCTGCTCAAAGCCTACGATCACGCTGCCGGAGAAGGCAAACTAGACCAGGAAGCCAAAGCGCGCCAGAAACAGGCCGCTAATCTGGCCGACGCCCTAACGCCGCTGGCCAAATATTATGCCACCGAAATGGGCAATCGTGTGGCTTACCAGGCCATGCAAATTCACGGCGGGGTGGGCTATATGAAAGAGTTCAACGTGGAGCGTCACTACCGCGACGTGCGCATTACCAACATCTACGAGGGCACCAGCCAGTTGCAAATTGTGGCCGCCATCGGCAAATTATTGGGCCACGCCCTGGATGAACTGCTGGACAACTATGCCGCTCAAGAGTACGGGCCGGAACTGGCCTCACTCAAGGCCCAATTGCTCGATGCCAATGAGCAATTCAAACGCGCTACCGACCATCTCAAAGAGCACGACCGCGAGGTGGTTGATTATTACGCTTCGGACCTGGCCGATATGGGCATCTACCTGATCAACTCTTGGCTGCTGTTGCAAGACGCGCGCAGCCTCGAGCGCAAAAAGGCGATGGCCCAGGTTTATATTGCCGAACATCTGCCGCAGATTCACCGCCTGGTCGAAACCATCCAGGCGGCCAATGCCATGCCGCTTGCGGTCAGAGAGATTCTTTTGGCCCAACCCTTTTAA